Sequence from the Spirochaetae bacterium HGW-Spirochaetae-1 genome:
CCGTGCTCCTGCGCGGCAATACAGTGCTGGCATCTTCCATCATACGGGTCAAACCCACGGCACGCCAGTCGGCCGACGCGGTAATGCATGAGGTTCTCTCTTCGCAGGGCCTGCGAATGGAGGATATTGATTTCTGCTGCAGCACCGGGTACGGGAGGCTGGAAATTCCCTTTGCCGGCATGAACATGAGCGAAATTTCCTGTCACGGCATGGGAGCCCACTGGGCGGAACCATCAATCCGCACCATAATAGATATTGGCGGGCAGGACTGCAAGGCCATCAACATCGACGACCGCGGCATGGTCACGGATTTTATCATGAACGATAAGTGTGCTGCCGGCACGGGCCGTTCCCTGGAAATGCTGGCCAGAACCATCGGCGTGCCTCTGGAAAAGTTGGGTCCCCTGTCGGCAAAATCCCGCAGACCCCTCATGATCAGCAACAAGTGCAGTATCTTCATGGAACTGGAAGTAATCGACGCATTATATAGAAGAAAAAAGCTCAGGGATATCGCCGGCGGTCTTTCCGATGCCGTTGCCCGGCGCGCCGTGAGCCTGGCAAAATCCCTTGTCATCACACCGCAGGTCTGTGTAACCGGCGGTGTTTCGAAAAACCAGGGGGTCCTCAGGCAAATCGAAAAACTCATGGATATCAGGCTTAAATCCCTCTCCATTGATCCGCAACTCATGGGCGCCCTGGGAGCTGCGATATTCGCCATGCGGGCACTGACAGACAAGAAAGACAACAAGGAGGCCATGAACATCCATGATAACGGCAGGAATTGATGTAGGGACACGTTTCCTGAAGATATCCATTGTAGACGGCACCGTGCTCATCGGTTCCGCCGTCGTGGAGATGAGGGGTACATTCAAAAAAACCTCAGTCGGCGCTTTTGACAGGGCTCTTGCCGCCGCCGGCATCAAAAAAAGAAATATAAAAAAAATAATTGCTACGGGATACGGCGGGCATCTGGTAAAAAAGGCTATTTATACCCTCAAGGATTCGGCCTGCATCGCCCGGGGAGCCTGGCTTCAGGACAGGAGAATAAAGACCGTAATCGATGCCGGGGGCCTCTTCATCAAGGTTGTCACCATAGATGAAAGCGGTTTTCTGGAACAAAGCTATGAGAACGAAAAATGCGCCGCCGGCAGTGGACGGTTCCTGGAGATGATCGCGGAATCCATCGATATTCCTTTCAGCGACATTTCACGATTCGCCGCAGATTCCATGAATCCCTATGTATCCACGAGCACCTGCGCGGTTTTCGCCGAGAGTGATATCATCACCCAGATCAACATGGGCCGCCATGGGGGAGACATCATCGCCGGGGTGATCAACTCCATCGCAGCAAAAACAGTGACACTGGTACAGGGAGCGTCAGCTGAAGGTCCCGTG
This genomic interval carries:
- a CDS encoding 2-hydroxyglutaryl-CoA dehydratase, whose translation is MGINNETGNDSCITAGCDVGSLTAKAVLLRGNTVLASSIIRVKPTARQSADAVMHEVLSSQGLRMEDIDFCCSTGYGRLEIPFAGMNMSEISCHGMGAHWAEPSIRTIIDIGGQDCKAINIDDRGMVTDFIMNDKCAAGTGRSLEMLARTIGVPLEKLGPLSAKSRRPLMISNKCSIFMELEVIDALYRRKKLRDIAGGLSDAVARRAVSLAKSLVITPQVCVTGGVSKNQGVLRQIEKLMDIRLKSLSIDPQLMGALGAAIFAMRALTDKKDNKEAMNIHDNGRN